A stretch of the Parcubacteria group bacterium ADurb.Bin159 genome encodes the following:
- the clpC gene encoding ATP-dependent Clp protease ATP-binding subunit ClpC yields the protein MDFIICPTCQGEGRVEDKKCHECQGRGIYKWFGGRLLYWDQNYLPPSVFKQKLFFFKNIVLNVILILFGVFGLICGINLVLNYFLDWPFFIPLLKKNLSLIFLFSLITDSYFYYSYIFFKEIENKILFKSFVKRDIYPTSFSDVQNLSKKIKFDVSKVLSRQSETVISLACKAVLNFKQSKIDPIHLLIGLLENRDILSVLVRLGIDQNELKVKLAESLTSPDYLSNKKEMVSLRNLFSSSLFKKIIIESCIIAGQKKHSLITPLDIFEAMFSFPNKVKDIFYDLEIGKNEIVNTSLWIDIYKELGEQEKRFYDLARFKPKKGMDRAYTAIATPFINSFCQDLTAIGARGYLPLCLDRDREMEAIFRAFESGQNGIVLVGNPGVGKTTIINGLARKMVTEDMPHFLQDKRLVSLSLAKLVGGATELGEIEERFNIILAEARRSGNIVFFIKDIHNMVGIKGLKGELDISEILAEAVKNKLVFLLSSSIPGEYQRLIERSALGEALVKIPVLEPEDNTIIQILEANISLTEARQKVYFSYGALSQAVALSRRYLHEKFFPEKAINLLNETAVFVRTHQGTGAIVQGKDVAQLISEKINIPLTKITTKESETLLNLEEKIHQRLVDQDMAVKAVASALRRARVELRDTKRPIVNLLFLGPTGVGKTELAKTVATIYFGDENAMIRLDMSEYQTKESIDRLIGSPDGAFSGYLTEAIRKNPFTLLLLDEIEKAHPDILNIFLQVMDDGRLTDAMGRTIDFTNVILIGTSNAGTDFITEEINKNTPIERIEYMLMREKLKDYFRPEFLNRFDNIIVFKPLGMEEIKEITKLMLNSLTKQMEQKGVILKVADEAIEELAEAGFDPVFGARPLKRAIQERVNDALANYLLKGELSRRDVAILEKGGKIKIIKAEK from the coding sequence ATGGATTTTATTATTTGCCCAACTTGTCAAGGAGAAGGCAGGGTTGAAGATAAAAAATGCCATGAGTGTCAGGGCCGTGGCATTTATAAATGGTTTGGTGGGCGGCTTCTTTATTGGGATCAAAATTATTTGCCTCCTTCTGTTTTTAAACAAAAATTATTCTTTTTTAAGAATATTGTTTTGAATGTTATTTTAATTCTTTTTGGCGTATTCGGGCTTATTTGCGGAATTAATTTAGTTCTTAATTATTTTTTAGATTGGCCATTTTTTATTCCTCTTCTTAAAAAAAATTTATCTCTCATTTTTCTTTTTTCTCTAATAACCGATTCATATTTTTATTACTCTTATATTTTTTTTAAAGAAATCGAGAATAAAATCCTGTTTAAATCTTTTGTCAAAAGAGATATTTATCCAACATCTTTTTCTGATGTTCAGAATTTAAGCAAAAAAATAAAATTTGATGTAAGTAAAGTCCTTTCCCGCCAATCGGAAACAGTTATTAGTTTAGCCTGTAAGGCGGTTCTAAATTTTAAACAATCTAAAATAGATCCAATTCATCTTTTGATTGGCCTTCTTGAAAATAGAGACATTCTTTCTGTTCTTGTGCGTTTAGGAATTGACCAGAATGAATTGAAAGTGAAATTAGCTGAAAGTTTAACATCTCCCGACTATTTGTCTAACAAAAAAGAAATGGTCTCTTTAAGAAATTTATTTTCTTCTTCTTTGTTTAAAAAAATAATAATTGAAAGTTGTATTATTGCTGGGCAAAAAAAACACTCTCTCATTACCCCTTTAGATATTTTTGAAGCAATGTTTTCTTTTCCAAATAAAGTAAAAGATATTTTTTATGATTTGGAAATAGGCAAAAACGAAATTGTCAACACTTCTCTTTGGATTGATATTTACAAAGAATTGGGAGAGCAAGAAAAGAGATTTTATGATTTAGCCCGCTTTAAACCAAAAAAAGGTATGGACAGGGCATATACTGCCATTGCTACTCCTTTTATTAATAGTTTTTGCCAAGACCTAACCGCTATAGGCGCCCGGGGATATCTCCCTCTTTGTCTTGATAGAGATAGGGAAATGGAAGCTATATTTCGCGCTTTTGAGAGCGGACAAAATGGAATTGTTTTGGTGGGGAATCCCGGTGTAGGGAAAACTACGATCATCAATGGTTTAGCCAGAAAAATGGTGACTGAAGATATGCCCCATTTTCTTCAAGATAAGAGATTGGTAAGTTTAAGTTTAGCTAAATTAGTTGGCGGAGCCACAGAATTAGGAGAGATAGAAGAAAGATTTAATATAATTCTTGCCGAAGCGAGAAGATCGGGTAATATTGTTTTTTTTATTAAAGATATCCATAATATGGTTGGTATCAAGGGGTTGAAGGGAGAATTAGACATTTCGGAGATTTTAGCCGAAGCCGTAAAAAATAAATTAGTTTTTCTGCTCTCCTCCTCAATTCCCGGAGAATATCAACGTTTAATCGAAAGAAGCGCTTTAGGAGAAGCTTTAGTAAAAATTCCCGTTTTAGAGCCTGAAGACAATACTATAATTCAAATTTTAGAAGCGAATATTAGCTTAACCGAAGCTCGACAAAAAGTTTATTTTTCCTATGGCGCTTTGTCTCAAGCAGTGGCTCTTTCTCGGCGTTATTTGCACGAGAAGTTTTTCCCAGAAAAAGCCATTAATCTTTTAAACGAAACAGCTGTTTTTGTTAGAACTCATCAAGGGACAGGGGCTATTGTTCAGGGGAAAGATGTGGCTCAGCTTATTTCAGAAAAAATAAATATTCCTTTAACCAAAATTACTACTAAAGAATCAGAGACATTACTTAATTTAGAAGAGAAAATACACCAACGTCTTGTTGATCAAGATATGGCAGTAAAAGCTGTGGCTTCTGCTTTGCGTCGAGCTCGAGTTGAGTTAAGAGACACAAAAAGGCCAATTGTTAATTTGTTGTTTTTGGGGCCAACTGGTGTGGGTAAAACAGAATTAGCTAAAACTGTAGCTACTATTTATTTTGGCGATGAGAATGCAATGATCCGGCTTGACATGAGTGAATATCAAACAAAGGAGAGTATAGATAGATTAATTGGCTCGCCGGACGGAGCTTTTTCTGGATATTTAACTGAAGCCATTCGGAAAAATCCGTTTACTCTTTTGTTATTAGACGAAATAGAAAAAGCCCATCCAGATATTTTAAACATATTCCTTCAGGTGATGGATGACGGCAGGTTGACTGATGCTATGGGAAGAACAATAGATTTTACTAATGTTATATTAATTGGGACATCTAATGCAGGCACAGATTTTATTACTGAAGAAATTAATAAAAATACGCCAATCGAAAGAATAGAATATATGTTGATGCGAGAAAAATTAAAAGATTATTTTCGTCCAGAATTTCTTAATCGTTTTGACAATATAATTGTTTTCAAGCCATTAGGGATGGAAGAAATTAAAGAAATAACTAAATTGATGTTAAATAGTTTAACAAAACAGATGGAGCAAAAGGGAGTTATCTTAAAAGTGGCAGATGAGGCGATAGAAGAATTAGCTGAAGCAGGTTTTGATCCAGTGTTCGGTGCTCGTCCTTTAAAACGAGCTATCCAAGAGAGAGTTAATGATGCTTTAGCTAATTATCTATTAAAAGGAGAACTTTCCCGCCGAGATGTTGCTATTTTAGAAAAAGGCGGTAAAATAAAAATTATAAAAGCTGAAAAATAA
- the yidC gene encoding Membrane protein insertase YidC — translation MGQLFNIILYQPLLNLLVFFYNILPGESLWLAIILVTIIIKIIIFPLNRLSLKGQRAMNELQPKLLEIRKKYPNNREKQAEETMALYKESKVNPCFSCLPLLIQFPVIIAVFQVFRAGLASNNLPVYSFIANPGTMNTIAFGFLNLAKSNVVFAVLAGFLQYLQAKMLPTTAPATDEIKKNEGAKDENMMTAMNKQMKFMMPFLTVFMGLTLPSGLMIYWITSLCLTIIEQKMILHPVKQNSKP, via the coding sequence ATGGGCCAATTATTTAATATAATTCTTTATCAGCCGCTTTTGAATCTTTTAGTGTTTTTTTATAATATTTTACCAGGGGAATCGTTGTGGTTAGCCATTATTTTAGTTACTATAATTATCAAAATTATTATTTTTCCTTTAAATCGCCTTTCTTTAAAAGGGCAAAGAGCGATGAATGAATTGCAACCGAAATTATTAGAAATTCGCAAAAAATATCCCAATAATCGAGAGAAGCAAGCAGAAGAAACAATGGCGCTTTATAAAGAGAGTAAAGTAAATCCTTGTTTTTCTTGCTTGCCTCTTTTAATTCAATTTCCTGTCATTATTGCTGTATTTCAGGTTTTTCGCGCTGGTCTCGCTTCTAATAATTTACCAGTTTATTCCTTTATTGCTAACCCCGGCACAATGAACACTATAGCTTTTGGTTTTTTGAATTTGGCTAAATCTAATGTCGTCTTTGCTGTTTTAGCCGGTTTTTTGCAGTATCTTCAGGCCAAAATGTTGCCGACAACTGCTCCGGCGACGGATGAGATAAAAAAAAATGAAGGGGCTAAAGATGAAAATATGATGACGGCAATGAACAAGCAAATGAAATTTATGATGCCCTTTCTTACCGTTTTTATGGGATTAACGCTCCCTTCAGGTTTAATGATTTATTGGATTACTTCTCTTTGTCTTACTATTATTGAACAAAAAATGATTTTACATCCAGTAAAACAAAATTCCAAACCCTAA
- the rnpA gene encoding Ribonuclease P protein component — MIKKIFCLRGEKFFTKIYQSGRKIYTPFLRLYWINNNLEFNRFGIVVSLKVSKRSTKRNLLKRRIRAIIKEEMPNLRQGFDILVITNYKTITLSYKELKDNLLKLFYQANLLK; from the coding sequence ATGATAAAAAAAATTTTTTGTTTGAGAGGGGAAAAATTTTTTACTAAAATATACCAGAGTGGGAGAAAAATATATACTCCATTTTTAAGATTATATTGGATAAATAATAATTTAGAATTTAATCGATTTGGCATTGTTGTTTCTCTAAAAGTATCTAAACGTTCAACAAAGCGTAATCTTTTAAAAAGAAGAATTCGGGCTATTATTAAAGAAGAAATGCCAAATTTAAGGCAAGGATTTGATATTTTAGTTATAACTAATTACAAGACAATTACTCTCTCTTATAAAGAATTAAAAGACAATTTGTTAAAATTATTTTATCAAGCTAATCTTCTCAAATGA
- the yidD gene encoding putative membrane protein insertion efficiency factor encodes MKKKKVHFLTKIIIGLISVYQKTISPDHGLFKDLYPWGGACRYRPTCSEYAQMALVKYGFLKGSIKSIWRIIRCNPWSSGGWDEP; translated from the coding sequence ATGAAAAAGAAAAAGGTTCATTTTTTAACTAAAATTATTATTGGGCTTATTTCTGTTTATCAAAAAACCATTTCTCCGGACCATGGTTTGTTCAAAGATCTGTATCCTTGGGGGGGCGCTTGTCGTTATCGGCCAACTTGTTCAGAATATGCCCAAATGGCTTTAGTTAAATATGGATTTTTAAAGGGAAGCATAAAATCTATATGGCGAATTATTCGTTGCAATCCTTGGTCTTCAGGAGGTTGGGATGAGCCATAA
- the rny gene encoding Ribonuclease Y → MIIQIIISLILGGVIGYFGYKAYSQRQIDTAAAKAKEILTKAKVRQQEIFFQANEEAANILERATEEERRRRKELKESEERLNERQSLFEKKLLRLEENIEKMERDKQQIESAKEKIRALYKEAREKLESIAGLSNEEAKEELFKKIEEEEAENLVARLKKIEEENSEELEKRAQEIITSVIERCSTGHMSEIATSTVDLPSDEIKGRIIGREGRNIKTLEAATGVEIIVDDTPNVVFVSAFSPLRREIAKRSLEKLIVDGRIQPARVESIVEKVKQELSSEIKKAGENAVYDLGIAGLDSKLVQLIGRLKFRTSYGQNVLSHSIEVANLSALLAEELGADPALAKKAGLLHDIGKAIDQEVEGTHPEIGAEIAKKYGLPEEIIIPIASHHEDHPSTLLAVIVKVADALSGSRPGARRESYENYLKRLDELEKLALTFPGTEKAYAIQAGRELRVFIKPEEINDLEAIKLAKEIAQKIEKEITYPGEIKVTVIRENRITEYAR, encoded by the coding sequence ATGATAATACAAATTATTATTAGTTTAATTTTAGGAGGGGTTATCGGTTATTTTGGCTATAAAGCGTATTCTCAACGTCAAATTGATACCGCGGCAGCTAAGGCCAAGGAAATTTTAACCAAGGCTAAGGTTCGCCAACAAGAAATTTTTTTTCAAGCCAATGAAGAAGCGGCAAATATTCTAGAAAGAGCGACTGAAGAAGAGAGGAGGAGGAGAAAAGAACTTAAAGAGTCTGAAGAACGTTTAAACGAAAGGCAATCTTTGTTTGAAAAAAAACTTTTAAGATTAGAAGAAAATATAGAAAAAATGGAACGTGATAAACAACAGATAGAAAGCGCTAAAGAAAAAATTCGCGCTCTTTATAAAGAAGCAAGGGAAAAATTAGAATCAATTGCCGGGCTTTCCAACGAAGAAGCAAAAGAAGAGCTTTTTAAAAAAATAGAAGAAGAAGAGGCGGAGAATCTTGTGGCTCGCCTAAAAAAGATAGAAGAAGAAAATAGCGAGGAATTGGAAAAAAGAGCTCAAGAGATAATAACTTCAGTTATTGAAAGATGTTCTACTGGTCATATGAGTGAAATTGCTACTTCCACTGTTGATTTGCCTTCTGATGAAATAAAGGGAAGAATTATTGGTAGAGAGGGCCGCAATATTAAAACATTGGAAGCGGCTACCGGGGTAGAAATAATTGTAGATGATACGCCAAATGTAGTTTTTGTTTCAGCTTTTTCTCCTTTAAGAAGAGAAATTGCCAAGAGATCTTTAGAAAAATTGATTGTTGATGGCCGAATTCAACCAGCCAGAGTTGAAAGTATCGTAGAAAAAGTAAAACAAGAATTATCTTCAGAGATTAAAAAAGCAGGGGAAAACGCAGTTTACGATTTGGGTATTGCTGGTTTAGATTCAAAACTAGTTCAACTAATTGGCCGATTGAAATTTCGAACGAGTTATGGACAAAATGTTTTAAGTCATTCCATTGAAGTAGCTAATTTATCAGCTCTTTTAGCCGAAGAATTGGGAGCTGACCCTGCTTTAGCTAAAAAAGCCGGTCTTTTACATGATATTGGCAAAGCAATAGACCAAGAAGTAGAAGGGACTCATCCGGAAATTGGCGCGGAAATCGCCAAAAAATACGGCTTGCCGGAAGAGATTATTATTCCCATTGCTTCCCATCACGAAGATCATCCATCAACATTACTGGCGGTTATTGTTAAAGTGGCTGACGCTCTTTCTGGTTCTCGACCGGGAGCAAGAAGAGAAAGTTATGAAAATTATTTGAAAAGGCTTGATGAATTAGAAAAATTAGCCTTAACTTTTCCTGGTACAGAGAAAGCTTATGCCATTCAAGCTGGTCGGGAATTACGTGTTTTTATTAAGCCGGAAGAAATAAATGACTTAGAAGCCATAAAATTAGCTAAAGAAATCGCTCAAAAAATAGAAAAAGAAATTACTTATCCCGGAGAGATTAAAGTGACAGTTATTCGTGAAAATCGTATTACTGAATATGCGAGATAA
- the rplU gene encoding 50S ribosomal protein L21 gives MLFAVIKTGGKQYFVKEGDVIEIEKIPQGVGEKVEFSDVLAVFGDKFLLGKPKVEEASVKGEVLAQFKTKKVVSIKFKSKTRYRKKTGARQEKTKVKINKIEIKE, from the coding sequence ATGTTATTTGCGGTAATAAAAACAGGAGGGAAACAATATTTTGTTAAAGAGGGAGATGTTATTGAAATTGAAAAAATTCCCCAAGGAGTTGGGGAAAAGGTTGAGTTTAGCGATGTTTTGGCTGTTTTTGGCGATAAATTTTTGTTAGGCAAACCAAAAGTAGAAGAAGCTAGTGTTAAAGGAGAGGTTCTCGCCCAGTTTAAAACAAAAAAAGTGGTAAGCATAAAATTTAAATCAAAAACTCGTTATCGGAAAAAAACAGGCGCTCGGCAAGAAAAGACAAAAGTTAAAATTAACAAAATAGAGATAAAAGAATAA
- the dnaE gene encoding DNA polymerase III subunit alpha, with protein MFIHLHNHSHYSLLDGLPKIDELINEAKKYKMPAVALTDHGVLYGAIEFYKKAKEEKIKPIIGCEVYLAPNGYKNKRKGFDEKPYHLVLLAKDYEGYKNLIKLTTIAHLEGFYYKPRIDEEILKKYSQGLIALSACLQGKIPRLIIEKKIEQAEKTALFYKEIFGKDFYLELQYHPEIPEQKIVNEKLIQIGKKFDMEVVATNDVHYLSSTDKEIQDILLCLQTKKKKNDKNRLMMNGDFSFLSDKIMEKNFKDIPQAIKNTQKITDSCHLEIELGNIKLPPFNTPDNKSADDYLEELCFKRLPLRYSKKNKEVITRLNYELSVIKKTGFASYFLIVEDLTNWAKNQNIVVGPGRGSAASSIVSYILGITNIDPLKYELIFERFLNPERINMPDIDLDFADLRRDEVVYYLENKYGKDHVAGIITFGTLAARAAVRDVGRTLNFPYAFCDKLAKTIPPNIPLKESLKTTQELKSFIENNKDAQVITNAAQKLEGVARHSSRHACGIVITPQALSEYVPLQYDVSGKEKTIITQYEMHTIEELGLLKMDLLGLRNLTVLEQAVKLIKKTKNIDIDLEKIPLNDKMVFNLFQKGETIGCFQLESGGMRGYLKELKPTNFEDIVIMIALYRPGPMKLIPDYINRKHGKEKITYLHPKLRPILQKTYGIAVFQEQLLQIVRSLAGFSLAEADILRKAVGKKIKKLLIEQKEKFIKGCLKNKIPESTALKIFSFIEPFAGYGFNRSHAVCYAIIAYQTAYLKAHWPVEFMTALLTSDQGDLDRITIEVEEARRMGLEVLGPDINESFESFSAKENKIRFGLLAIKNVGKPIVSEIIEEREKGGKFISLENFLSRIHSKNLNKKSLESLIKAGALDPLEDRGTMLFNLDLLLSFARRQEKDKTNGQKTLFAKLGLGHSLSLKLKKTTEVSFRQELFWEKELLGIFVSEHPLKRYEETIKKYVKSIAQLKNNGYGKVVGIIEKIKKNTTHQHQTMLFVEISDSSAQIESIIFPNLYQNTLDIWQEGNIVLISGRISDKEGSLKLIAEKVRLVDEDNLSHLALNGE; from the coding sequence ATGTTCATCCATCTTCATAATCATAGTCATTATTCTTTGCTTGACGGATTACCCAAAATTGATGAATTGATAAATGAAGCAAAAAAATACAAAATGCCTGCTGTTGCTTTAACTGATCACGGAGTTTTGTATGGAGCAATTGAATTTTATAAAAAGGCAAAAGAAGAAAAAATAAAACCAATTATTGGCTGTGAAGTGTATCTTGCTCCTAACGGATATAAAAATAAAAGAAAAGGCTTTGATGAAAAACCATATCATCTGGTATTATTGGCTAAAGATTATGAGGGGTATAAAAATCTTATCAAGCTTACCACTATCGCCCACTTAGAAGGTTTTTATTATAAGCCAAGAATTGACGAAGAAATATTAAAAAAATATTCCCAAGGGCTAATTGCCCTTTCCGCCTGTCTTCAAGGGAAAATTCCTCGTCTTATTATTGAGAAAAAAATAGAACAAGCTGAAAAAACAGCTCTTTTTTATAAAGAAATTTTTGGTAAAGATTTTTATTTAGAGCTTCAATATCATCCAGAAATTCCTGAGCAAAAAATAGTAAATGAAAAACTTATCCAAATAGGTAAAAAATTCGACATGGAAGTAGTAGCTACTAACGATGTTCATTATCTTTCTTCTACTGACAAAGAAATTCAAGATATTCTTCTCTGCCTTCAAACAAAAAAGAAAAAAAATGATAAAAATCGCCTAATGATGAATGGCGATTTTTCTTTTCTCTCTGATAAAATAATGGAAAAAAATTTTAAAGACATTCCTCAAGCCATTAAAAATACTCAAAAAATCACTGATTCTTGCCATTTAGAAATAGAATTGGGGAATATAAAATTGCCGCCATTCAATACGCCGGACAATAAAAGCGCGGATGATTATCTGGAAGAACTTTGTTTTAAAAGATTGCCCCTCCGCTATTCTAAGAAAAATAAAGAGGTTATAACTCGTTTAAATTATGAGTTAAGTGTTATAAAAAAAACCGGCTTTGCTTCTTATTTTTTAATTGTAGAAGATCTTACTAACTGGGCAAAAAATCAAAATATCGTAGTAGGCCCAGGGAGAGGTTCAGCTGCCTCTTCTATTGTTTCTTATATTTTAGGTATTACTAATATTGATCCCTTAAAATATGAACTTATTTTTGAACGATTTTTGAACCCAGAAAGAATTAATATGCCTGACATTGATCTTGATTTCGCTGATTTAAGAAGAGATGAAGTTGTTTATTATTTAGAAAATAAATACGGAAAGGACCATGTGGCGGGGATTATTACTTTTGGTACACTGGCAGCGCGAGCAGCAGTAAGAGATGTGGGCAGGACATTAAATTTTCCTTATGCTTTTTGCGATAAATTAGCCAAAACAATTCCACCAAATATTCCCTTAAAAGAATCCTTAAAAACGACTCAAGAATTAAAATCATTTATTGAAAATAATAAAGATGCTCAAGTTATCACTAATGCTGCTCAAAAATTGGAGGGGGTAGCTAGACATTCCTCGCGGCATGCTTGCGGTATAGTTATCACTCCTCAAGCTTTAAGTGAATATGTGCCCCTCCAATACGATGTTTCTGGTAAAGAAAAAACCATTATTACTCAATACGAAATGCATACTATTGAAGAATTAGGACTTTTAAAAATGGATTTATTAGGCCTTCGCAACTTAACTGTTTTAGAACAAGCAGTTAAATTAATTAAAAAAACAAAAAATATAGATATTGATTTAGAAAAAATCCCTTTAAACGACAAAATGGTTTTTAACCTTTTTCAAAAAGGAGAAACAATCGGTTGTTTCCAGTTAGAAAGCGGAGGGATGAGAGGTTATCTCAAGGAATTAAAACCTACAAATTTTGAAGACATTGTTATAATGATTGCTCTTTATCGGCCGGGGCCAATGAAGCTTATCCCTGATTATATTAACAGAAAGCATGGTAAAGAAAAAATTACTTATCTTCATCCTAAACTCCGCCCCATACTTCAAAAAACTTATGGCATAGCGGTTTTTCAAGAACAATTATTGCAAATCGTCCGTTCTTTAGCCGGTTTTTCTTTAGCTGAAGCTGATATTTTACGTAAAGCAGTAGGTAAAAAAATAAAAAAATTATTAATTGAACAAAAAGAAAAATTTATTAAAGGTTGCCTTAAAAATAAGATTCCCGAATCAACAGCTTTAAAGATTTTTTCTTTTATTGAACCCTTTGCCGGTTATGGATTCAACCGCAGTCATGCTGTCTGCTATGCTATTATTGCCTATCAAACTGCTTATCTTAAAGCCCATTGGCCTGTTGAATTTATGACAGCCCTTTTAACTTCAGATCAAGGTGATTTGGATAGAATTACTATAGAAGTGGAAGAAGCGCGGCGGATGGGGTTAGAAGTACTCGGCCCGGACATCAATGAAAGTTTTGAGAGTTTCAGCGCCAAAGAAAACAAAATCCGTTTTGGCTTATTGGCTATTAAAAATGTAGGCAAACCCATTGTTTCGGAAATTATTGAAGAGCGAGAAAAAGGTGGAAAATTTATCAGTTTAGAAAATTTTCTTTCTCGAATCCATTCAAAAAATCTTAACAAAAAATCTTTAGAAAGTTTAATTAAAGCCGGAGCATTAGATCCATTAGAGGATAGAGGAACAATGCTTTTTAATTTAGATTTACTTTTAAGTTTTGCTCGAAGGCAAGAAAAAGACAAAACTAATGGCCAAAAAACGCTTTTTGCCAAATTGGGATTAGGCCATTCCCTTTCTCTTAAATTAAAAAAAACAACAGAAGTATCTTTCCGACAAGAATTATTTTGGGAAAAAGAACTTTTGGGAATTTTCGTTTCCGAACATCCGCTCAAAAGATATGAAGAAACAATCAAAAAATATGTAAAATCCATTGCCCAATTGAAAAATAATGGCTATGGCAAAGTGGTAGGAATTATAGAAAAAATTAAAAAGAATACTACTCATCAACATCAAACAATGCTCTTTGTGGAAATATCTGATTCTTCAGCGCAAATTGAATCTATAATTTTTCCTAATCTTTACCAAAATACACTCGATATCTGGCAAGAAGGCAATATTGTTCTTATTAGCGGCCGTATTTCTGATAAAGAAGGTAGCTTAAAACTTATTGCCGAAAAAGTCCGTTTAGTAGATGAAGACAATCTTTCACATCTTGCTTTAAATGGAGAATAA
- a CDS encoding 30S ribosomal protein S20 → MPIRHAAVKSLRQTKKRTEYNKKIKKNLGYLERQFLKLVKDNSKRKEAEETYKKLQIALDKAAKRGIIKPNKRDRKKSRLSAILNKMANQNIQK, encoded by the coding sequence ATGCCTATTCGCCACGCAGCGGTTAAATCATTGCGTCAAACAAAAAAAAGGACAGAATATAATAAAAAAATAAAAAAAAATTTGGGCTATTTAGAGCGCCAATTTTTAAAATTAGTTAAAGATAATTCTAAAAGAAAAGAAGCGGAAGAAACATATAAAAAATTACAAATCGCCTTAGATAAAGCTGCAAAAAGAGGAATAATTAAGCCCAATAAAAGAGATAGAAAGAAATCTCGTTTATCGGCGATTTTAAATAAGATGGCTAATCAGAATATCCAAAAGTAA
- the ftsX gene encoding Cell division protein FtsX has protein sequence MGLRYYNIMYSFLFALQNFFRNFWLSLVSIVMIFLMLFSLSILSSLNIFFNYSLNFLENKVDLSVYLKNNLTQDEINAFRTEIENLPQVKNVNYLSSEESLEKFKEIHQNDTTILDALNEIGENPFGASMSIKLYNPSDLSLVKNFISEERFANFVQDEDFYNYEEVIAVLENLSKKLKWLMAFLTSIFSLIAILIVFNTIRLGIYARKDELTIMRLVGAKSSFIRVPFLIESCLCVFFAWLINLFVFSSFVKFVDPYLTNFFGQDFVFSQYLGGIFWSFFGLLGIFALILVLLSALAATHRYLKA, from the coding sequence TTGGGGTTGAGATATTATAATATTATGTACTCTTTTCTTTTTGCTTTACAAAACTTTTTTCGTAATTTTTGGTTGAGTCTTGTTTCCATCGTAATGATTTTTTTGATGTTATTTTCTCTAAGTATTTTAAGCTCTTTAAATATATTTTTTAATTATTCTTTGAATTTTTTAGAGAACAAAGTTGATTTGAGTGTTTATTTAAAAAATAATTTAACCCAAGACGAAATTAATGCCTTTAGAACGGAAATAGAAAATTTGCCCCAAGTAAAAAATGTAAATTATTTATCAAGTGAAGAATCTTTGGAGAAATTTAAAGAGATTCATCAAAACGATACAACTATTCTTGATGCTTTGAATGAAATTGGGGAAAATCCATTTGGTGCTTCAATGTCTATTAAATTGTATAATCCGTCAGACCTTTCTTTGGTTAAAAATTTTATTAGCGAAGAAAGATTTGCTAATTTCGTTCAAGACGAAGATTTTTATAACTACGAAGAAGTGATTGCGGTATTAGAAAATCTTTCTAAAAAACTTAAATGGCTAATGGCGTTTTTGACATCAATTTTTTCCTTAATTGCTATCTTAATTGTATTTAATACTATTCGTTTAGGGATTTATGCCAGAAAAGATGAACTTACTATAATGCGATTAGTGGGGGCAAAATCTTCTTTTATTAGAGTTCCTTTTTTAATAGAGAGCTGTCTTTGCGTTTTTTTTGCTTGGTTAATTAATTTATTTGTTTTTTCTTCTTTCGTAAAATTTGTAGACCCTTATTTAACTAATTTTTTTGGCCAAGATTTTGTTTTTAGTCAATATTTAGGAGGAATTTTTTGGTCGTTTTTCGGATTATTGGGAATTTTTGCTTTAATTTTAGTGCTTCTTTCCGCTTTAGCAGCTACTCATCGGTATCTTAAAGCGTAA